From Candidatus Eisenbacteria bacterium:
GCGCCTGCATTTCGGGGGTCTCGACCTTCATGTAGTCGCGATTCATATTGAGACCGATCGGCGAGGCGCGCCAGCCCATCGACTCGGGACCGTTCTGGTTGATGCGATTCCACGGGCCGGTGCGCTCGTGCGCGTCGACCGAGAAGATCGGCAGGATCAGCACGATCACGCTGTCGAGCAGGCGTTCGCGGGTGCGCGTCACCAGGATGTCGCGCGCCAGCGCCAGGCACGCGTCCTTGCCTTCGATCTCACCCGAGTGGATACCGTTCTGGATCAGCACGATCGGCTTGCCGGTCGCGATCGCGGCGGCGGGGGTGAACGCGCGATCGCGCGACAGCACCAGCAGCGGCAGCTCGCGACCCTGCCCGCTCACGCCGTAGGTCAGGTAGCGCACGTTCTGAGAACCGGCGGTGAGCTGACGGCAGAAGCGGATCGTCTCGTCGTAGCTGGGCGTCTGACGGTAGCCGGATCGCTCGGCTTTGGTGAGCCAGTAGGGCGCGACTCCGGTGCTGGTCACCGAGGTGCCGGGCTTGACCGAGTCCGGCGGGGCCGCAAACTCGACCTTGTAGATCGAGGCGGTGGCGGCGGCCGTCGGCGGCGCGGGCTGCGCGTGCACGAAGCGACCCGGAAGCGCGAGGGCCGCGAGGAGTGCGATCGAGACGCCGGTGTGTGACGCCGCTCGCGACCAGGAAAGCGAAAGAGTGCGCGACATGTTCGCGCACTCTAGCACAGCGATTTATGCGCTCGACCGCGCGTGATCGCGACTATCGAACCTTCACCTGTGCTTCGCCGACGCCGACATCGAGGCTGATGCGCGAGGTGCCGCCGCCGGGGCTCCAGTGCACCGTACGACCCAGCCATCCGCGCCCGCGCGTGCTGCCATCGGGCGAGTCGACGGTCGCGCTGCCAATCCCGACGTCCACGTTCACGCTCGAGATCGCCGCACGTTCGAGCCACACCGTGGCTTCGCCGACGCCGAGATCGACGTCCAGATCGCCGCGCATGCCATCGACTTCGAGGTCACCCACGCCCATGTCGATGTTGACCGCGCAGGCGCTCGGAACATAGAGGATGCCGTCGAGAACGAAGCCCATGCCGCCGGTGGCCTTGGGGTAGCCCTCGAGTTTGAGCCGCAGGTCGCCCTCGCTCTGGTGGTGTTCGAGCTTGAGCCGCGAGGCGCGCCGCTCGCATGCGTCGGTGCTTCCGTTCTTGCAGCGCACCTGGAGTTCGAAGCGCACTTCGCTGCCGCTGGCCGCCTTGACGTGCAGGTCACCGACCGGGAAGTCGAGACGCACGCGGGTGTTCGGCGTGACTTTCCAGGAGCGAGCTTCGGTCTGAAGCACCGCGGAAGCATGACCCGGAGGAGCGGCCGTCAGGATGGCGAGCGCCGCGACGGCGCATGGGACGAGGGCTTTCACGGCAACCTCCGAAGGTTCCAGCCAGAGCCCGGCCGCGGCCGGACCGATCGATCGTTGCTCAGCATACGGCACCCCCTCGCCATGGGTTGCGGGCGATGCGCATATTGGCGGGCCCGAGCGACTGGGGCGGGCGTTCGGCAGTGGAACCTCGTCGCTCGGCGGGGTTTGCCGGGCGGACGGGCGCGCTCCTGTGGCCCGGGCGTCCGCGGGCGAGGCCCTGGTGCTAGGGGCTCGCCGGCTCGGAGGCCTTCTCGACGATCAGTCCGAAAGAGGTCGCGACGAACGCCTTCACCCGCAGGCGCAGATGGACCTCGTGCTGGTAAGGGGGCTTGTCCACCACGCGGTCGAACGGCAGGTCGCCTTCGGTGAAGTCGAGGTCGACGTGGCCACCGAGCCGCTCCACGCGCGCCGCGATCTCGCGCAGGTCGCGCTTGCGAAACAACACCGTCGAGCCGCGCGTGAGGGTGAACAGGTTCGAGCCCAGGTTGTACTCGGTGGTGTGCACGCCGACGCCACCCGGCTTCAAGTGCTTCATCGATTGCTCGACGAAGCGCTTGCCGAGCGCCATGGTGCCGAGGTGTTCGAGCGAGCACGACGACCACACGAAGTCGTAGCTCCCCAGATCCGCGGGGATCGCACGCATGTCGGCGAATCGAAACGAGACGTTGCGGCGGAACCGTTCCGGGTCGCAGAGGCCGCGGCGGTTGAGCGCTTCGAGTGAGTCCGCATGCTGATCGGTCTCCACCCAGCCGGCCTTGCGCGCCTGCTCGGTCGCCACGTCGGTCGCGACGATCTCGCAACCGAAGCTCGCGAACAGCGACGGCATCGGCTCGTGGCCGACCGCGAATCCGAGCCCGCGGCGTCCCGGCTCCAGCATGCCGCGCTCGTGCAGCGCCTGGGCGATGAAGCAGTACTCCCAGATCTTCCGATGCATGCGCAGCGGGCGCTCACCGATGCGCGTGACCCAGCCTTGGAACACCTCGGACTGAAGCTGCGCCTGGGTACAGGCGCAGGAGCGCAGCCGGTCGGGTGGCGCTTCGATCACTCCAGTTGTGACCCGCCGCATGCGTGGAAGTCCTCGGGTGTTCGCGCGCGAAGGAAGCGGAGATACTAGCGGCTCGCGGCCACGGCTTCGACCACTCGTGCGGCTCTGCGGGTCGCGACGCGCGGAGTCAGCGCCCGGGGGCCGCTCGCGATCGCCTTGCCCGTCGAACGGGTCGCGCGTTCCGCGCCCGCAGCGGCCAGCGCCACCATCAGCGCCTTCTGCAGATGGAGTCGGTTCTCCGCCTGTTCCACCACGATGCTGCGCGCGCCGTCCATCACCGAGTCGGTCACTTCCTCGCCGCGATGCGCGGGCAGGCAGTGCATGAACAACGCCCCGGGATTGGCGAGCGCCATGAGGGAGTCGTTGACCTGATAGCCGGCGAACGCCACGCGCCGCCAGTCGGCGTCGGCTTCGTGGCCCATGCTGGTCCAGGTGTCGGTGTAGACCACGTCGGCGCCGCGCACCGCTTCGCGCGGATCGCGCACACGCCGCAGCCGCCCGCGCCGCTCGGCTTCGAGGAACAGCCCGGCGTCGGGTTCGAAGCCATCGGGCACGCCGATCTGCAACGTGAAGCCGAACAACGTCGCGGCTTCGAGCCACGAGTGCAGCACGTTGTTGCCGTCGCCGACCCACGCGATCGTCAGCGCGTCGAGGTCGCGTCCGTTGCGCCACAGCGTGTAGAGATCCGACAGCACCTGACAGGGATGCGAGAAGTCGGTGAGCGCATTGATGATGGGCACCGAACTGTGGTCGGCCAGCGTTCGCACGATGCGGTGCGCAAACGTGCGCACCACGATCAGGTCCACCATGCTCGAAAGCACTCGTGCCACGTCGGGCAGACTCTCGCGCCCGGTCTCGCTCACCTCGACGGCACTCAGGTCCACGACGTCACCGCCCAGTTCGTGCATGCCGACCGTGAACGAAACACGCGTGCGCAGCGACGGCTTGTGGAACACGAGTGCCGCGGTACGCCCCGCCATGGGCCGTGGTGCGCGAGCGGTGCCGCGAGCGGCACGCAGGCGATCGGCCTCCGCAAACCGCGCGAGCACCCAGTCGCGGTCGAGGCCGATGAGATCGATGAGATGGCGGGGTGAAGCGTTCACGGGCGTTCCTCCGAGTTACGAGACGACGGGCTGGGAGAGGATCGGCAGATCGACCATTTGCGGAATCGGCAATACATACGAACGACCGGCACGCTCAGCCGCTTCGGAGGCACCGGGAATCAGGTCGAGCACGACGGCAACTTCGTCACACGCGTGCCGCTTGGGGCACCGCACACAATCGGTCCACACCTTGCGCGGCATGTGTTCGCGCGAGGCGACCGAGAAGCCGACGCGCTGGAAGAACGGCACCTCGCGAGTCAACGCGATCACGCGCGGCAGACCGATCGCCCGCGCCTCGTCGAGCACCGCGGTCACCAGCTGCTGCCCGATGCCGCGCCCGTGCTGATCGCCGCGGACCGCCAGCGAGCGCACCTCACCGAGGTCGCCCCACAGCAGTCGCAGCGCGGCGCAGCCGACGATCTCGGTGCCGTCCTCGGCGACCACGAACTCGCGCACGCACTGGAACAGTTCGCTTACGGGCCGCGGCAGCAGAATGCCCTGCGTGACGTAGCCGGCCATGAGACCGGCGATGGCGGTGACGTCGTCCAGCCTGGCGCGCCGGATTCGCATGCACTTTGAGGTTGCGCTGCTGGCCGGGGCCAGCTCGGGCACGCCTTCGAAGGGCAGGCCCGGCGTGGCGTCCTGCTGCAGCTCGCTGCCGGCGCCCGGGCCTTCGGGATCGCCGACCCCGAGTCCGAGTCTCGCTTCGGCGCGCTTGAGCTGCGCGGCGACGGATTCAGGGCCGGCTCCTGGCGAATGGCTTCGTCGTGCGAGCGCGGATTCCACGCTCAGGCTCGCGAGCATCGGGTCGGTGAAGTGAGGCGACAAGGCGAGGCGTTCGCCCAGTGGGAGTGCCGCGGGCTCGACGCCCTGCTGTTCGGCGGCGGCCCACAGGCGGCCGACCGCCCCGTGCGCATCGCGGAACGGGACTCCGCGCTCGACCATCGCGTCGGCGAGTTCGACGGCGAGCAGGTCAGGCGTCAGGGTGGCGCGCATTCTGGCGGGCCGCGCGGTGAGCGTGGTGATCGCGTCGGGGAGCGGCGCCAACAGGGCCTCGAGCGTGTCCCCGCTGTCGAACACCGTCACTTTGTCTTCCTGCAGATCCTTCTGATAGGCGCTCGGCAGTCCCTTGAGCAGCGTGGCGAGGCACTGCGCGTTCGCGATCAGACGCGCACTCTTTCCTCGCGCGAGCTCGAACAGATCGGGATTGCGCTTCTGCGGGAGCAGGCTCGAGCCGGTCGAGAAGCCGTCGCCGGGGGTGTACCAGCCGAACGCCGGCGAGCACCACAGCACCAGGTCCTCGCCGAGGCGCGACAGGTGCACACCGAGCAATGCCGCGGCTTGCAGGTATTCGACCGCGAAGTCGCGATCGCCGACCGCGTCGACGCTGTTCTCGGCCAGGCGCGAAAACCCGAGCGTCTGTGCGAGCGTCGCGCGATCGACGCGCAGCGGCGAGCCGGCCACGGCCCCCGAGCCGAGCGGCATGCGATCGGCGGCTTCGCGCGCGGTCAGGAAGCGCTCTTCGTCGCGCTCGAATGCAGCCAGGTGCGCGAGCCACAGGTGTGCGAGCAGCACCGGCTGTGCGGGCTGCAGGTGCGTGTAGGCGGCGACCGCGATGGTGCCGGAGGCGCGCGCCTGGGCGACGAGCGCTCGTTCGAGCGCCTGGATCGCCTCGACCGTGTCCTCGCACATCGACATCACGCGCATGCGCAGCAGCGTGGCGACCTGATCGTTGCGGCTGCGTCCGGTGTGGAGGCGCCGGGCGGCATCGCCGCAGCGCGATTCGAGTGCGGCCTCGACGCCCGAGTGCAC
This genomic window contains:
- a CDS encoding class I SAM-dependent methyltransferase — protein: MRRVTTGVIEAPPDRLRSCACTQAQLQSEVFQGWVTRIGERPLRMHRKIWEYCFIAQALHERGMLEPGRRGLGFAVGHEPMPSLFASFGCEIVATDVATEQARKAGWVETDQHADSLEALNRRGLCDPERFRRNVSFRFADMRAIPADLGSYDFVWSSCSLEHLGTMALGKRFVEQSMKHLKPGGVGVHTTEYNLGSNLFTLTRGSTVLFRKRDLREIAARVERLGGHVDLDFTEGDLPFDRVVDKPPYQHEVHLRLRVKAFVATSFGLIVEKASEPASP
- the argF gene encoding ornithine carbamoyltransferase — protein: MNASPRHLIDLIGLDRDWVLARFAEADRLRAARGTARAPRPMAGRTAALVFHKPSLRTRVSFTVGMHELGGDVVDLSAVEVSETGRESLPDVARVLSSMVDLIVVRTFAHRIVRTLADHSSVPIINALTDFSHPCQVLSDLYTLWRNGRDLDALTIAWVGDGNNVLHSWLEAATLFGFTLQIGVPDGFEPDAGLFLEAERRGRLRRVRDPREAVRGADVVYTDTWTSMGHEADADWRRVAFAGYQVNDSLMALANPGALFMHCLPAHRGEEVTDSVMDGARSIVVEQAENRLHLQKALMVALAAAGAERATRSTGKAIASGPRALTPRVATRRAARVVEAVAASR
- the argH gene encoding argininosuccinate lyase; this encodes MPADAVWQGRIATGLDPRAKRLNDSLPVDSRLWPEELRLSRAWGSAIAECGVLDATELRELLIACDALEAQLAAGTATLEGEDVHSGVEAALESRCGDAARRLHTGRSRNDQVATLLRMRVMSMCEDTVEAIQALERALVAQARASGTIAVAAYTHLQPAQPVLLAHLWLAHLAAFERDEERFLTAREAADRMPLGSGAVAGSPLRVDRATLAQTLGFSRLAENSVDAVGDRDFAVEYLQAAALLGVHLSRLGEDLVLWCSPAFGWYTPGDGFSTGSSLLPQKRNPDLFELARGKSARLIANAQCLATLLKGLPSAYQKDLQEDKVTVFDSGDTLEALLAPLPDAITTLTARPARMRATLTPDLLAVELADAMVERGVPFRDAHGAVGRLWAAAEQQGVEPAALPLGERLALSPHFTDPMLASLSVESALARRSHSPGAGPESVAAQLKRAEARLGLGVGDPEGPGAGSELQQDATPGLPFEGVPELAPASSATSKCMRIRRARLDDVTAIAGLMAGYVTQGILLPRPVSELFQCVREFVVAEDGTEIVGCAALRLLWGDLGEVRSLAVRGDQHGRGIGQQLVTAVLDEARAIGLPRVIALTREVPFFQRVGFSVASREHMPRKVWTDCVRCPKRHACDEVAVVLDLIPGASEAAERAGRSYVLPIPQMVDLPILSQPVVS